The following are encoded in a window of Methylocystis rosea genomic DNA:
- a CDS encoding DUF1465 family protein translates to MARVKDSVGEKQPVSFIERLAGSEGFSALFREGMSLVEEAAFYLDGDGRLDAKTLPRTEALAYAAESMRLTTRLMQIASWLLLQRAVNQGELTRHQAASNRHRVKLREQELASAPDLFQRLPLRLRELSLQSLRLQARIIHLDRLIHALEPALAAPAPTPSPVEAQIARLRAAFAQ, encoded by the coding sequence ATGGCTCGTGTCAAAGACAGCGTGGGGGAGAAGCAGCCGGTCTCTTTCATCGAGAGACTGGCGGGATCCGAGGGCTTTAGCGCTCTATTTCGCGAGGGAATGAGCCTCGTCGAGGAGGCGGCCTTCTATCTCGACGGTGACGGACGTCTCGACGCGAAGACGCTGCCGCGGACCGAAGCTCTTGCCTATGCGGCTGAGAGCATGCGGCTGACCACAAGGCTGATGCAGATTGCGTCCTGGCTGTTGCTGCAGCGCGCGGTGAATCAGGGAGAGCTGACGCGCCATCAGGCCGCAAGCAACCGGCATCGCGTTAAGCTTCGTGAGCAGGAGCTGGCCTCGGCCCCCGACCTCTTCCAGCGCCTGCCGCTCCGTCTGCGCGAGCTGTCGCTGCAGTCGCTGCGCCTGCAAGCGCGGATTATCCACCTTGACCGGCTGATCCATGCGCTCGAGCCAGCGCTCGCAGCGCCGGCGCCAACACCCAGTCCGGTCGAAGCGCAGATCGCGAGATTGCGCGCCGCTTTCGCCCAGT
- a CDS encoding inositol monophosphatase family protein: protein MIRSALMNVMTAAALKAGRGLKRDFGEVENLQVSVKGPGDFVSAADKRAEKTLFDELSKARPGYGFILEEGGVVEGSDKSHRWIIDPLDGTSNFLHGVPVFAISIGLEREDRLVAGLVYNPATDDMFVAELGQGAYFNNRRMRVAARRSLGESMVACGIPPLARVRDHESFKRELAAGMGKIANIRRLGAAALDLAMVACGRFDGYWERGISSWDVAAGIVLVREAGGFVSDFSGGADMLGKGEICAGNEAIHRQLLDLMRKA, encoded by the coding sequence ATGATTCGCTCCGCCTTGATGAATGTGATGACCGCCGCCGCGCTCAAAGCGGGACGTGGCCTTAAACGCGATTTCGGCGAGGTGGAGAACCTCCAAGTTTCGGTGAAAGGTCCGGGCGACTTCGTAAGCGCGGCCGACAAGCGCGCCGAGAAGACTCTGTTCGACGAGCTGTCGAAGGCGCGTCCCGGCTATGGCTTCATTCTGGAGGAAGGCGGCGTCGTCGAAGGTTCCGACAAGAGCCACCGCTGGATCATCGACCCGCTCGACGGCACCTCGAATTTCCTCCATGGCGTTCCGGTCTTCGCCATCTCTATCGGCCTGGAGCGCGAGGACCGTCTCGTCGCCGGCCTCGTCTATAATCCCGCCACCGACGACATGTTCGTCGCCGAGCTGGGCCAGGGCGCCTATTTCAACAATCGCCGCATGCGCGTCGCGGCGCGGCGGTCGCTCGGCGAGTCTATGGTGGCCTGCGGAATTCCGCCGCTGGCGCGTGTCCGTGATCATGAATCCTTCAAGCGCGAGCTTGCAGCCGGCATGGGAAAGATCGCCAATATTCGCCGCTTAGGCGCCGCCGCGCTCGATCTCGCGATGGTCGCCTGCGGGCGTTTCGACGGCTATTGGGAGCGCGGCATCAGCTCCTGGGACGTGGCGGCGGGAATCGTGCTCGTGCGTGAAGCCGGCGGCTTCGTCAGCGACTTTTCAGGCGGCGCAGACATGCTTGGGAAGGGCGAGATCTGTGCAGGCAATGAGGCGATTCACCGCCAGCTGCTCGATCTGATGAGGAAGGCGTGA
- a CDS encoding GNAT family N-acetyltransferase, which translates to MNAPAAYASRNLRSRVDDDLPFILDLWVASWRATYPEIDFEKRRDWLLRRIRELEATGAVTLCLFDAQSALAGFVVINPADGWLDQICVAPDRFGAGLGASLLSAARNVSPRLIRLDVNADNARAIRFYERDGFLCIGRGANTLSGRETIVMEWRPQGA; encoded by the coding sequence GTGAACGCCCCGGCCGCATATGCGTCGCGCAATCTGCGTTCGCGCGTCGACGATGACTTGCCCTTCATTCTCGACCTTTGGGTCGCCTCCTGGCGGGCCACCTATCCCGAGATCGACTTTGAGAAGCGCCGCGACTGGCTCCTGCGCCGCATTCGAGAGTTGGAAGCGACTGGAGCGGTCACGCTCTGCCTGTTTGACGCTCAGTCGGCGCTTGCAGGCTTCGTCGTGATCAATCCGGCCGACGGCTGGCTCGATCAGATTTGCGTCGCTCCAGATCGATTCGGCGCAGGCCTCGGGGCGTCGCTGTTGTCGGCGGCGCGAAACGTCTCGCCCCGGCTTATTCGGCTGGACGTCAATGCCGACAACGCTCGCGCCATCCGTTTTTACGAGCGCGACGGATTTCTGTGCATCGGGCGCGGCGCGAACACATTGTCTGGGCGCGAAACCATTGTGATGGAATGGCGGCCGCAGGGAGCATAA
- a CDS encoding cold-shock protein translates to MPTGAVKWFNAQKGFGFIQPDAGGQDVFVHISAVERAGLDSLAEGQKVSYELVVDKRSGRSSADKLQLQD, encoded by the coding sequence ATGCCGACAGGCGCCGTAAAGTGGTTCAACGCACAAAAGGGCTTCGGCTTCATTCAGCCGGACGCCGGCGGCCAGGATGTCTTCGTTCACATCAGCGCCGTCGAGCGCGCAGGCCTCGACAGCCTCGCTGAAGGCCAGAAGGTTTCCTACGAACTTGTCGTGGACAAGCGTAGCGGCAGGTCCTCCGCCGATAAGCTGCAACTGCAGGATTAG
- the pyk gene encoding pyruvate kinase: MRRSRRVKIIATLGPATVDKAVIAGLVRAGADVFRINMSHTDHAGLASYVRIIREIENDISRAIAVLVDLQGPKLRIGAFEEGSVHLRKGDVFVFDSDPKPGDATRVRLPHPEILAALKVNDSILIDDGRVRLHVVETSPERAHAVVDVAGRLSNRKGVSLPDTEIPITSMTNKDRADLDAALKERVDWVAISFVQRPEDVLEVKQITQGRVMVMAKIEKPQAISRLEEVIEVSDALMVARGDLGVEVPLERVPGLQKRINRSARRLGKPVVIATQMLESMILSPLPTRAEVSDVATAVFEGADAVMLSAESAAGQYPHEAVATMSRIAEEVETDAIYRSIINAQRGELPNPTSADAIAVAARDVAQTLHSKAIIAWTSSGSTALRIARERPQSPILALTPKRDTARRLALVWGVHALETRDAVDIEDMVGRACEYSESEGFGGPGDRVIIVAGMPFGTPGATNMIRIAHLGEQRQGGEV, encoded by the coding sequence ATGAGAAGGTCGCGGCGCGTCAAAATTATCGCAACGCTTGGTCCGGCGACGGTCGACAAAGCGGTCATCGCGGGGCTCGTGCGCGCCGGCGCCGACGTCTTCCGCATCAACATGAGCCATACGGATCATGCCGGGCTCGCCAGCTATGTTCGGATTATTCGCGAAATTGAGAACGACATCTCGCGCGCGATCGCCGTGCTCGTCGATCTCCAGGGCCCGAAGCTGCGCATCGGCGCCTTCGAGGAAGGCTCCGTGCATCTGCGCAAGGGCGACGTCTTCGTCTTCGACAGCGATCCCAAACCCGGCGACGCCACGCGCGTGCGCTTGCCGCATCCCGAGATCCTTGCGGCGCTCAAGGTCAATGATTCGATCCTCATCGACGATGGGCGCGTGCGGCTGCATGTCGTCGAAACGTCTCCGGAGCGGGCGCACGCCGTCGTCGACGTCGCGGGGCGCCTCTCGAACCGCAAGGGCGTCAGCCTGCCCGACACCGAAATTCCGATCACCTCGATGACCAACAAGGATCGCGCCGATCTCGACGCCGCGCTCAAAGAGCGCGTCGACTGGGTTGCGATCTCTTTCGTCCAACGTCCCGAAGACGTCCTTGAAGTGAAGCAGATCACGCAAGGCCGAGTGATGGTCATGGCGAAGATCGAGAAGCCTCAAGCGATTTCGAGGCTAGAGGAAGTGATCGAGGTTTCTGACGCGCTGATGGTGGCGCGCGGCGACCTTGGCGTCGAAGTGCCGCTCGAGCGGGTCCCTGGACTTCAAAAACGCATCAACCGTTCGGCGCGACGACTGGGCAAGCCCGTCGTCATCGCGACGCAGATGCTCGAGTCGATGATCCTGTCGCCCTTGCCGACGCGCGCCGAAGTGTCGGACGTGGCCACCGCCGTCTTTGAAGGCGCGGACGCCGTCATGCTCTCGGCCGAAAGCGCGGCGGGGCAATATCCGCACGAAGCCGTCGCCACCATGAGCCGGATCGCGGAAGAGGTGGAGACCGACGCGATCTACCGCTCGATCATCAACGCTCAGCGCGGCGAATTGCCTAATCCGACCTCAGCCGACGCCATCGCCGTCGCCGCCCGCGACGTGGCGCAAACGCTTCATTCTAAGGCGATCATCGCGTGGACGTCATCCGGCTCGACGGCGCTGCGTATCGCGCGCGAACGGCCGCAATCGCCGATTCTCGCGCTCACGCCCAAGCGCGACACCGCCCGTCGTCTGGCGCTCGTCTGGGGCGTGCACGCGCTTGAGACGCGCGACGCCGTCGACATTGAAGATATGGTGGGCCGCGCCTGCGAATATTCGGAGAGCGAGGGGTTCGGCGGCCCCGGCGACCGGGTCATCATCGTCGCCGGCATGCCTTTCGGCACGCCGGGAGCGACAAACATGATCCGCATCGCACATTTGGGCGAGCAGCGCCAAGGCGGCGAAGTCTAA
- a CDS encoding DUF1036 domain-containing protein, with translation MIRRAVLVAALTFCAAGPTRADFRLCNNTSARVSVAIAYTDGRNWLSEGWWNLRPSVCETLLRGPLAAQYYYIYAMDERGGEWKGKAFMCTRDREFRIDGREDCFARGFDRTGFFEIDTGRDAKSWTVQLTDPNAAPAQ, from the coding sequence ATGATTCGACGCGCCGTTCTTGTTGCCGCTCTAACGTTTTGCGCCGCCGGGCCGACCCGAGCGGATTTTCGTCTGTGCAACAACACGAGCGCGCGCGTCAGCGTCGCCATCGCTTATACAGACGGGCGCAACTGGTTGTCGGAGGGTTGGTGGAACCTTCGGCCGAGCGTTTGCGAAACGCTTCTGCGCGGTCCGCTCGCCGCCCAATATTATTATATCTACGCGATGGACGAGCGCGGCGGCGAATGGAAGGGCAAGGCGTTCATGTGCACGCGTGATCGGGAATTCCGCATCGACGGCCGAGAGGACTGTTTCGCGCGCGGTTTTGATCGAACCGGATTTTTCGAAATCGACACGGGACGGGATGCGAAGAGCTGGACGGTTCAGCTCACTGACCCCAACGCCGCTCCCGCGCAATAA
- a CDS encoding PA2169 family four-helix-bundle protein — protein sequence MEKSEVITTLNELAEISRDGEQGFLAAAEDVENPTLKTVFRTAAARCAEGAKELESKIVSLGGEPSKSGSMSGAVHRAWTNLKAALTSRSELAVLEEVERGEDAAKDAYQQAIAQPLPPEIRSMVQRQYQGVKENHDRVRSLRDAA from the coding sequence ATGGAAAAATCTGAAGTCATCACCACGTTGAATGAGCTAGCTGAAATCAGTCGTGACGGCGAGCAGGGGTTTCTGGCCGCGGCTGAAGACGTCGAAAATCCGACGCTAAAGACTGTGTTTCGAACGGCGGCCGCGCGCTGCGCTGAAGGCGCGAAAGAACTCGAATCGAAGATCGTCAGCTTGGGCGGCGAACCTTCGAAGAGCGGCTCCATGTCCGGCGCCGTGCACCGGGCTTGGACAAATCTGAAGGCCGCCCTGACAAGCCGCTCGGAACTGGCGGTGCTGGAGGAGGTCGAGCGCGGCGAAGACGCCGCCAAGGACGCCTATCAGCAGGCCATTGCGCAGCCTTTGCCTCCGGAGATCAGATCGATGGTCCAGCGCCAGTATCAGGGCGTGAAGGAAAACCATGACCGCGTACGGAGCCTGCGCGACGCCGCGTGA
- the hemB gene encoding porphobilinogen synthase, producing MNDARKPVETAARLNLLQRPRRNRKSEWARRLVRENALEVSDLIWPLFLIDGSDRREPVSSMPGVFRYSVDAAVEAVAEAAALGVPAVALFPYTDPDLRDEIASAALDPENLVCRACQAIKGAVPGIGIITDVALDPYTSHGHDGLLVGDEIVNDATVAVLARQAVTQARAGADIIAPSDMMDGRVGAIRNALDAEGFENVQIMSYAAKYASAFYGPFRDAIGTNKTLRGDKRTYQMDPANSDEALREVGLDLEQGADMVMVKPGMPYLDIVRRVVDVYRAPTFAYQVSGEYAMITAAAQNGWIDGERAMLESLLAFKRAGASGVLTYFALSAARALHGRK from the coding sequence ATGAACGATGCACGAAAGCCCGTCGAAACAGCAGCGCGGCTGAACCTGCTACAGCGCCCGCGTCGGAATCGGAAGAGCGAATGGGCGCGCCGTCTCGTCAGGGAGAACGCGCTTGAGGTCTCGGACCTCATCTGGCCCCTCTTCTTGATCGACGGGTCGGATCGACGCGAGCCCGTGTCCTCGATGCCGGGCGTGTTCCGTTATTCGGTCGACGCGGCGGTTGAAGCTGTCGCCGAGGCGGCCGCGCTCGGCGTGCCGGCCGTTGCGCTCTTCCCCTATACGGATCCGGACTTGCGCGACGAGATCGCGAGCGCGGCGCTCGATCCCGAGAATCTCGTCTGCCGCGCCTGCCAGGCGATCAAAGGCGCCGTCCCTGGCATCGGCATCATCACCGACGTCGCGCTCGATCCTTACACGAGCCACGGGCATGACGGCCTTCTCGTCGGCGACGAGATTGTCAACGACGCGACCGTCGCCGTGCTGGCGCGGCAGGCGGTCACCCAAGCGCGCGCAGGCGCGGACATCATCGCGCCCTCGGACATGATGGATGGGCGGGTCGGCGCGATCCGCAACGCGCTCGACGCCGAGGGTTTCGAGAATGTTCAGATCATGAGCTACGCCGCGAAATATGCGTCGGCGTTTTACGGGCCGTTCCGCGATGCGATCGGCACCAACAAGACGCTGAGAGGGGACAAGCGGACCTATCAGATGGACCCCGCCAACTCGGACGAAGCGCTGCGCGAAGTGGGTCTCGACCTTGAGCAGGGCGCCGATATGGTGATGGTAAAGCCCGGAATGCCGTATCTCGACATCGTTCGACGCGTCGTCGACGTCTACCGGGCCCCGACGTTCGCCTATCAGGTGTCGGGCGAATACGCGATGATTACCGCGGCTGCGCAAAACGGCTGGATCGATGGCGAACGCGCCATGCTTGAAAGTCTGCTCGCCTTTAAGCGCGCCGGCGCCTCAGGCGTTCTGACCTATTTCGCGCTCAGCGCGGCGCGGGCGCTGCATGGAAGGAAGTGA
- a CDS encoding histone yields the protein MKRKPAKKAAAKKGARKTARKAATKKSAAKKGARKATRKSAAKKTARKGVRKVATKKRGAVKKAGAKKSTRKATAKKRTPRKAKTPTPPAAPVTA from the coding sequence ATGAAGCGTAAGCCGGCCAAGAAGGCTGCGGCGAAGAAAGGTGCGCGTAAAACCGCGAGGAAGGCAGCGACGAAGAAGTCAGCGGCCAAGAAGGGCGCCCGCAAGGCTACGCGAAAGTCCGCTGCGAAAAAGACGGCCCGCAAGGGCGTCCGCAAGGTGGCGACGAAAAAGCGCGGCGCTGTGAAAAAGGCCGGCGCCAAGAAGAGCACGCGCAAGGCTACCGCGAAGAAGCGCACGCCGCGCAAGGCGAAAACGCCAACCCCGCCAGCTGCGCCAGTGACCGCGTAA
- the gatB gene encoding Asp-tRNA(Asn)/Glu-tRNA(Gln) amidotransferase subunit GatB, which produces MTTQAAPNKLISGATGDWEVVIGMEIHAQVTSNAKLFSGASAEYGGAPNDHVSLVDAAMPGMLPVINEECVKQAIRTGLGLEAKINLRSVFDRKNYFYPDLPQGYQISQYKHPIVGEGAVIVDVSPSERITVGIERLHLEQDAGKSLHDLSATESHVDLNRSGVALMEIVSKPDLRSAEEARAYVSKLRTILRYIGSCDGNMEQGSLRADVNVSVRRPGAPLGTRCEIKNVNSIRFIGQAIEVEARRQIGILEDGGAIAQETRLFDPGRGETRSMRSKEEAHDYRYFPDPDLLPLEFDQPYVDALRAQLPELPDAKRARFIEQYGLPPYDAGVLVMERAAADYFEETAKGRDAKLAANWVINELFGRLNKEGLDVTRSPVSAQALGAIIDLISQNVISGKLAKDLFEIVWTEGGDPKEIVEARGMKQVTDTGAIEAAVDAVIAANPDKVEQAKAKPTMLGWFVGQVMKQTGGKANPQSVNELLKRKLGV; this is translated from the coding sequence ATGACGACACAGGCGGCTCCCAACAAGCTCATCAGCGGCGCAACCGGCGACTGGGAAGTCGTGATCGGCATGGAGATACATGCGCAGGTGACGAGCAACGCCAAGCTCTTCTCCGGCGCTTCCGCGGAGTATGGCGGCGCGCCGAACGATCACGTCTCCCTGGTCGATGCGGCCATGCCGGGCATGCTGCCGGTCATCAACGAGGAATGCGTCAAACAGGCGATCCGCACAGGTCTCGGCCTCGAGGCCAAGATCAACCTGCGTTCGGTTTTCGACCGCAAGAACTATTTCTATCCCGACCTGCCGCAGGGTTACCAGATCTCTCAGTACAAACATCCGATCGTCGGCGAAGGCGCCGTGATCGTCGACGTATCGCCGAGCGAGCGCATCACCGTGGGCATCGAGCGCCTGCATCTCGAGCAGGACGCCGGCAAGTCGCTGCATGATCTTTCGGCGACCGAAAGTCACGTCGATCTCAACCGCAGCGGCGTGGCGCTCATGGAGATCGTCTCCAAGCCCGACCTGCGTTCGGCGGAAGAGGCGCGCGCCTATGTTTCGAAGCTGCGGACGATCTTGCGCTACATCGGCTCCTGCGACGGCAACATGGAGCAGGGTTCGCTGCGCGCCGACGTCAACGTCTCCGTGCGCCGTCCCGGCGCGCCGCTCGGCACGCGTTGCGAAATCAAGAACGTCAACTCCATCCGCTTCATCGGCCAGGCGATTGAGGTCGAGGCGCGTCGACAGATCGGCATTCTCGAAGACGGCGGCGCGATCGCCCAGGAGACGCGGCTCTTCGATCCGGGGAGGGGAGAGACGCGCTCGATGCGCTCCAAGGAGGAAGCGCATGATTACCGGTACTTTCCCGATCCGGATTTGCTGCCGCTCGAGTTCGACCAGCCATATGTCGACGCGCTAAGGGCGCAGTTGCCGGAGCTGCCCGACGCGAAGCGCGCGCGCTTTATCGAACAATACGGGCTGCCGCCTTACGACGCCGGCGTGCTTGTGATGGAGCGCGCGGCCGCCGACTATTTCGAGGAGACGGCGAAGGGGCGCGACGCCAAGCTTGCGGCCAACTGGGTGATCAACGAGTTGTTCGGCCGTCTGAACAAGGAGGGGCTCGACGTCACGCGCTCGCCGGTGTCGGCGCAGGCTCTCGGCGCGATCATCGACCTCATCTCGCAGAATGTTATTTCCGGCAAGCTCGCCAAGGATCTTTTCGAGATCGTCTGGACGGAAGGCGGCGACCCCAAGGAGATTGTCGAAGCGCGCGGCATGAAGCAGGTGACCGACACGGGCGCCATCGAAGCCGCCGTCGACGCCGTCATCGCCGCCAATCCCGACAAGGTGGAGCAGGCGAAGGCGAAGCCAACGATGCTCGGCTGGTTCGTCGGACAGGTGATGAAGCAGACGGGCGGCAAGGCGAATCCGCAGTCGGTGAACGAGCTGCTCAAGCGCAAGTTGGGCGTCTGA
- a CDS encoding chorismate mutase, translating into MMTTPSAEKDIAERPQQALQDEMSDVRRLIDELDEELVALLAKRQRQIERAARIKPALGIPANVPERVDEVLAHVLGAARREGLSVEVAMTLWRTLIDWSIQYEERLMGARALKDVSQGSADGDRSS; encoded by the coding sequence ATGATGACGACGCCGAGCGCTGAAAAGGACATTGCGGAACGCCCGCAGCAAGCGCTGCAGGACGAAATGTCCGACGTGCGTCGTTTGATCGACGAGCTGGACGAAGAGCTTGTGGCGCTGCTCGCAAAGCGCCAGCGACAGATCGAGCGGGCCGCAAGGATCAAACCCGCGCTGGGAATCCCCGCCAATGTCCCCGAGCGCGTCGACGAAGTGTTGGCGCATGTGCTTGGCGCCGCGCGCCGCGAGGGACTGTCGGTCGAGGTCGCGATGACCCTGTGGCGCACGCTGATCGACTGGTCGATCCAGTACGAAGAGCGGCTGATGGGCGCTCGCGCGCTAAAGGACGTCTCTCAAGGATCGGCGGACGGCGACCGCTCTTCCTGA
- the gatA gene encoding Asp-tRNA(Asn)/Glu-tRNA(Gln) amidotransferase subunit GatA — MSDPTHLSLAEARDALKSKQLSAVELAQAHIDAISKSRALNCFITETPEFALAQAQESDARIARGDARPLEGLPLGIKDLYCSKGVRTTAGSRILDDFTPTYESTVSANLLRDGAAMLGKLNLDEFAMGSSNETSAFGPVVSPWRRAADPDAKIVPGGSSGGSSSAVAARLCLGATATDTGGSIRQPAAFTGTVGIKPTYGRCSRWGIVAFASSLDQAGPITRTVRDAAIMLRSMAGHDPKDTTSVDAPVPDYEAAVGASVKGRRIGVPKEYRLDGMSAEIAALWARGAAWLKDAGAEIVEISLPHTRYALPTYYIIAPAEASSNLARYDGVRYGCREQGRDVSEMYEKTRAAGFGPEVRRRIMIGTYVLSAGYYDAYYVRAQKVRSLIKRDFDEAFASGVDAVLTPATPSTAFAQGEKGSADPVEMYLNDVFTVTVNMAGLPGVAVPGGLAANGLPLGLQLIGKAFDEETLFSLAAAIERAAPKIELPQPWWREG, encoded by the coding sequence ATGTCCGACCCCACGCATCTTTCATTGGCCGAGGCGCGCGACGCGCTCAAATCCAAACAGCTCTCCGCCGTTGAACTGGCGCAGGCGCATATCGACGCCATCAGCAAATCGCGCGCGCTCAACTGCTTCATCACGGAGACGCCGGAGTTCGCGCTGGCGCAGGCGCAAGAGAGCGACGCGCGCATTGCGCGCGGCGACGCGCGACCGCTTGAAGGTCTGCCGCTCGGCATAAAGGATCTCTATTGCTCCAAAGGCGTGCGCACGACGGCGGGGAGTCGAATTCTCGACGACTTCACGCCGACATATGAATCGACGGTCTCGGCGAATTTGCTGCGCGACGGCGCGGCCATGCTCGGCAAGCTCAATCTCGACGAATTCGCGATGGGGTCGTCGAACGAAACGAGCGCCTTCGGCCCCGTAGTGTCGCCGTGGCGCCGCGCCGCGGATCCCGACGCCAAAATCGTGCCGGGCGGTTCGTCGGGCGGCTCGTCGTCGGCGGTCGCCGCGCGTCTTTGCCTTGGCGCCACGGCGACAGATACAGGCGGCTCGATCCGCCAGCCCGCCGCTTTCACGGGCACTGTCGGCATCAAGCCGACCTATGGCCGCTGCTCGCGCTGGGGCATCGTCGCCTTCGCGTCGTCGCTGGATCAGGCGGGTCCGATAACGCGCACCGTGCGCGACGCAGCGATCATGCTCAGGTCGATGGCCGGCCATGATCCGAAAGACACGACCAGCGTCGACGCGCCTGTGCCGGACTACGAAGCCGCTGTCGGCGCCTCCGTGAAGGGACGCCGCATCGGCGTGCCGAAGGAATATCGCCTCGATGGAATGTCGGCGGAGATCGCCGCTTTATGGGCTAGAGGCGCCGCTTGGCTGAAGGACGCGGGCGCGGAGATCGTCGAAATCTCCCTGCCGCATACGCGCTACGCCTTGCCGACATATTACATTATCGCGCCGGCTGAAGCGTCCTCCAATCTCGCGCGCTACGACGGCGTGCGTTACGGGTGTCGTGAGCAGGGCCGCGACGTCAGCGAAATGTACGAAAAGACGCGCGCCGCCGGCTTTGGTCCGGAGGTGCGGCGGCGCATTATGATCGGCACTTATGTGCTCTCCGCCGGCTATTACGACGCTTATTACGTCCGCGCGCAGAAAGTCCGCAGCCTGATCAAGCGCGACTTTGACGAAGCCTTCGCGTCCGGCGTCGACGCCGTCCTGACGCCGGCGACGCCTTCGACCGCCTTCGCGCAGGGAGAGAAGGGCTCGGCCGATCCCGTAGAAATGTATCTCAACGACGTGTTCACCGTTACAGTGAACATGGCCGGTCTTCCCGGCGTCGCCGTTCCGGGCGGTCTCGCGGCGAACGGCTTGCCGCTGGGGTTGCAGCTCATCGGCAAAGCATTCGACGAAGAGACGCTGTTCTCTCTCGCCGCGGCGATCGAACGGGCGGCGCCGAAGATCGAACTTCCGCAGCCATGGTGGCGCGAGGGCTGA
- the gatC gene encoding Asp-tRNA(Asn)/Glu-tRNA(Gln) amidotransferase subunit GatC, with product MSVDSATVRRIAHLSRIAIEDSEVERLRGELNAILAFVETLSEVDVEGVEPLTSALPMQMKKRADVVTDGGIADEILANAPLREDHYFVVPKVIE from the coding sequence ATGTCCGTTGATTCCGCGACCGTCCGCCGGATCGCCCATCTCTCGCGTATCGCCATCGAAGACAGCGAGGTCGAGCGCCTTCGCGGCGAACTCAACGCCATCCTGGCTTTCGTGGAGACGTTGAGCGAGGTCGATGTCGAGGGCGTTGAGCCGTTGACCTCCGCCTTGCCGATGCAAATGAAGAAGCGCGCCGACGTCGTGACCGACGGCGGCATCGCCGATGAGATTCTCGCCAACGCGCCTTTGCGGGAGGATCATTATTTCGTCGTGCCCAAGGTGATCGAATAG
- the ruvX gene encoding Holliday junction resolvase RuvX, with translation MRATTLEELAALLPPKGRLMGLDLGTKTIGLALSDVERRLASPLDTIARAKFSPDAAALLKRAADFDICALVVGLPLNMDGTEGPRAQATRAFMRNLSKLASLPFAFWDERLSTAAVTRELIAQNASRAKRAEVVDRMAAAYILQGALDRLKRL, from the coding sequence ATGCGCGCGACGACCCTTGAAGAACTGGCGGCGCTTCTGCCGCCTAAGGGCCGGCTGATGGGATTGGATCTCGGGACCAAAACCATCGGATTGGCGCTTTCGGACGTTGAGCGGCGGCTCGCGTCGCCCCTTGATACGATTGCGCGAGCGAAGTTTTCTCCAGACGCCGCCGCGTTGCTCAAACGCGCGGCCGATTTCGATATTTGCGCGCTGGTGGTCGGGCTGCCGCTCAACATGGACGGCACCGAAGGGCCGCGCGCGCAGGCGACGCGCGCCTTCATGCGAAACCTTTCAAAGCTCGCGTCCCTGCCCTTCGCCTTCTGGGACGAGCGCCTTTCGACCGCGGCGGTAACGCGCGAATTGATCGCGCAGAACGCCTCGCGCGCCAAACGGGCCGAAGTCGTCGACCGAATGGCGGCCGCCTATATCCTGCAGGGCGCGCTCGACCGATTGAAGCGTCTGTAG